The segment GGGCCGCTATCGTGTAGAGTCCTGGAAATATGAATAATTCAAACTGCATACAATTGGAACGACGGCGAAATGATTTCAGGACTCCACACTCGGTTGCGCATCGAATCCGCAGGGCGAAGGCTCTCGACAATAGTTTTATCTATCGCCATATCGACCATAATATCATGAGATGTCTCACCTATCCCTATCCGATCGAGACGCTCAGGCACTGGTACGTCACACCTGTCGGTGGGAGATCCTCAGAGCTGGATTCGGGGGAGCTGGGGCTGAACCGGGAGGCGATAGTCGAGAACACCGATCTGATACCGTTTGAGGACAGGGTTCTGCTCTCCCGACTCGAGGGCGGAAGCTCCAGACCGCTGTTCGCCAGGAAGTACTTCAGGATCGTCCCGCTCGACAGCTCAAAGCCGGACGCCCTATCGAAATCTCCGCTCGGCGAGGCCATACTCCCTGCATCCGATAACGAGACCGACCGGATAAAAGTTGGGGAGATGGTGGTGATAAACAGCGTTCTGAGCAGGGTGCACACCCGTGGGCTCCCATCGATCATAGACAGGATGATACGAAGCAGATCTGATACACACCTGCTGGACGTGATCTACGCAAGGGAGAGAAGGCAGAGCTGATGCAGACGTGAACTTTGAGCTCTGTTCTGGGCTGCGCACATTCCAGATCCGCAGTGAATCTCATTGCCATTGTATCTAGGCGAATGCCGGTGCGCATCGATCTGAGCCGGCACATCACTGCATCTCAGAGGATCTTTCGCATTATCAGAGCAGCTTCGCCATCTGAGTAGTAGCTTGGTATCACGTTATCAACCACGAAGCCCATGGATGCGTAGAGGCTCTGCGCCCTTCTGTTCCCTATCCTGACCTCAAGCGTTGCGCTCACAGCGCCGAGCCTGCTGAACAGACGGAGAATTGCGGAGAGGAGGCTCCTGCCGATGCCGCGCCCCTGGTAGGCTGGCCTCACAGCGAGCCAGAACACCCTCCCCTCGAGTGGCGTGTGCTTGAAACCTATCACAACACCCACAACACCCCCGGCGACCTCTGCGACGAGCATCGTCTGGGGGTGAAACTCATGGAATGTCATGAAGAGCTCCGGGCTGTAACCACCTCCCACCTCTCTGTCTATCTCCATAATGGCTGGCAGATCCTTAAGATCGAACTGCCTGATCACCGGCCGGAATGTGCGATCCCAGCCGTCTGAGCTTCTATCCATTGTCTGAAACGCCCTTTCAGTAGGGCAGGACGTTCGGCTTGCCCCTCGTCGATGGGATGTACGCCCAGTCAGCGGTCCTGTCTGTGTCCACACCATTTGGATATCTGGACCAGTCTGAGCCATCCTCCCTCTCGTCCATGAGCATCGGGGTCCTGTCAACCTCATTGCCCACCTGGTCGTACAGTATTACAGTAGCATTGAGCCCGTGGTCCCATCTCTGGTCGCCGGTGAGAACCCTGTAATCGCCTGCCTTCAGGACCGTCCCCACAGGCACCGTTATGGTCCCGGACCATGGGAACAGCGCTCCTGTCTCACCAGGCACCGTGGAGATGACGACCGCCTGCCATCCTCCGATATCCACATCCTCATCGCCGGAGTTGAAGAGCTCGATCCACTCCACTGCATACGGCTGGTCAGATGGCGGATTCAGCTCGAACTCATTTATGACCACACTACCCTCTGCGATGGCGAGAAGACATATCACCGAAAGCAGACATCCTGTATAGCATATGTTACCTGACATTGACATCACACCTCCCATGGCGGCCAATGGATATGAGGATTCCTATCAGCATATCACGCAATCTTTCGCTCTCATGTGCTTAGCGAGAGGCCAGCAAGACAGTTGCTGTAAGCACTCATCCATCTTCCAGGAGCGCACAGCATAACCAGTGAATCTATGGTCAAGTTATCAAATGGATAAAGAGCTCAATCTTCAGCTTGACATTGTTTATAAACAAGCTCCGCTCAATTTTTATATATTTTTATTTTAAATTTATACTGTATATCCACATGTTGCTGAATGACTGAACTGTTTTTCAGTCCACATTTGAAGTCCGGAGACTCCAAGCTCCCCTCGGCGCCACGGGTTAAAGTTATATACAAACCCCCTATGAATCAGTGACGTAAGGGCGTTATGTGGGATTACATACGCTTGCTGCAGGGAGGACCGAACATGAGAATTTTGATGCACAAAGCACTGCTCCTGATGATGGTTTTATCTGCAATGATGCTCACAGCCACGTCTCAGGAGAGCACGCAGGTTGCCCAGGTATATGATGTGGATCAGTACTTCAAGCAGAAGCCGACCTACGACATACAGCAGTTCGTCAGAACCAGGGATACGTATGATGTTGAGATGTACTTCAGGCAGAAGCCGCTTTACGACGTGCAGGCGTACTTCAAGCAGAAACCAACCTACGACATACAGCAGTTCGTCAGA is part of the Methanothrix sp. genome and harbors:
- a CDS encoding GNAT family N-acetyltransferase, producing the protein MDRSSDGWDRTFRPVIRQFDLKDLPAIMEIDREVGGGYSPELFMTFHEFHPQTMLVAEVAGGVVGVVIGFKHTPLEGRVFWLAVRPAYQGRGIGRSLLSAILRLFSRLGAVSATLEVRIGNRRAQSLYASMGFVVDNVIPSYYSDGEAALIMRKIL
- a CDS encoding lamin tail domain-containing protein; translated protein: MSMSGNICYTGCLLSVICLLAIAEGSVVINEFELNPPSDQPYAVEWIELFNSGDEDVDIGGWQAVVISTVPGETGALFPWSGTITVPVGTVLKAGDYRVLTGDQRWDHGLNATVILYDQVGNEVDRTPMLMDEREDGSDWSRYPNGVDTDRTADWAYIPSTRGKPNVLPY